Proteins encoded within one genomic window of Balneolaceae bacterium:
- a CDS encoding RluA family pseudouridine synthase, with translation MNNPDYIFVIFADMLIEKEHSQKTEYLLEVPDGQHTDIRLDKYITSFIQNASRTKVQKAIKDGYVLVNGIQQKSSYIMQPGDKIEISLPKPPPQEAKPEEMDLNIVYEDEHLLLVNKTADMVVHPAYGNWTGTLVNGLLYYTNENLSQTDKDTVRPGIVHRLDKDTSGLLVVAKEDETHKKLSRQFAKKKPERKYWAIVWGDPPDEGTIEGNIGRSPRDRKIMTVLEEGGKSAVTHFKKLESFDHLALLEIQLETGRTHQIRVHMKHAGYYVFGDPTYGGDSVRYGPNTGSRKKMFQNMFATLERQALHAKTLGFNHPATDEYVEFNSPLPADFQEVLDKLRENCKPTSNYV, from the coding sequence GTGAATAATCCGGATTATATTTTTGTTATTTTTGCAGATATGCTCATAGAAAAAGAACATTCCCAAAAAACAGAGTATTTACTGGAAGTTCCGGATGGTCAGCACACCGATATTCGGCTTGATAAATACATCACCTCTTTTATACAAAATGCCAGCCGGACCAAAGTTCAGAAAGCGATCAAAGATGGATATGTTTTGGTGAATGGAATACAGCAGAAATCGTCTTATATCATGCAGCCGGGCGATAAAATTGAAATTTCGCTGCCAAAACCGCCTCCCCAGGAAGCTAAACCCGAGGAGATGGATCTGAATATTGTGTATGAAGATGAGCACCTGTTGCTGGTAAATAAAACAGCTGATATGGTTGTTCATCCCGCTTATGGAAACTGGACGGGAACTCTTGTGAACGGACTACTATACTACACAAATGAAAATTTATCGCAAACGGATAAGGATACTGTTCGTCCCGGAATTGTGCACCGGCTGGATAAAGATACCAGTGGATTACTTGTAGTTGCCAAGGAGGATGAAACCCACAAAAAGTTATCCAGGCAGTTTGCTAAAAAGAAGCCGGAACGTAAATACTGGGCCATTGTCTGGGGAGATCCGCCGGATGAGGGAACTATTGAAGGAAATATCGGGCGCTCGCCGCGAGACCGAAAAATTATGACGGTTCTGGAGGAGGGCGGAAAATCTGCTGTTACACATTTCAAAAAGCTGGAAAGTTTTGATCATCTTGCACTGCTCGAAATACAGCTTGAAACAGGGCGGACCCATCAAATTAGAGTACATATGAAGCATGCCGGCTATTATGTTTTTGGAGATCCAACCTATGGGGGCGATTCTGTTCGATACGGCCCGAATACCGGTTCAAGAAAAAAAATGTTTCAAAATATGTTTGCCACACTGGAACGGCAGGCACTTCATGCCAAAACACTTGGTTTTAACCATCCTGCTACGGATGAATATGTAGAATTTAACTCTCCGCTCCCCGCCGATTTCCAGGAAGTTCTGGACAAACTGCGGGAAAATTGTAAACCTACTTCAAACTATGTCTGA
- the gldC gene encoding gliding motility protein GldC: protein MSEKSKKINIEVLLDEQNVPEEIKWSATDLQGHEETICRAMLLSLWDHRNKDTLRLDLWTKEMTVDEMKIFFHQTLVTMADTLENSTNDSRISGDMRDFCAYFAEKMEIAE, encoded by the coding sequence ATGTCTGAGAAATCAAAAAAAATTAATATCGAAGTACTTCTTGATGAACAAAATGTGCCCGAAGAGATCAAATGGTCGGCTACCGACTTGCAGGGGCATGAAGAAACAATCTGCCGGGCGATGCTTCTTTCTTTGTGGGATCATCGAAATAAGGATACCCTGCGGCTCGATCTGTGGACCAAGGAAATGACCGTTGATGAGATGAAAATCTTTTTCCACCAAACACTGGTAACCATGGCAGATACGCTCGAAAACTCCACAAACGACTCCCGAATCAGCGGCGATATGCGTGATTTTTGTGCGTATTTCGCCGAAAAAATGGAAATTGCGGAATAA
- a CDS encoding acetyl-CoA carboxylase carboxyltransferase subunit alpha, producing the protein MQYLDFEQPIAELEKKIDELNDLSVSDEVLTPEINRLRKKADQLRKSIFSNLTRWQRVQLARHPDRPYTLDYIDLMTDEFIELHGDRYHSDDKAMIGGLATIDGQSVMIIGQQKGRDTKQRQYRNFGMANPEGYRKAHRLMKTAEKFGIPVVTLLDTPGAYPGLEAEERGQAEAIAKNLKMMSVLEVPVISIVIGEGASGGAIGIGVGNELYMMENTWYSVISPESCSSILWKTWEYKEQAASALKLTAKDLLEMNIIDGIIEEPLGGAHRDFEKSAEAVKEQILKSLKRLKKMKPAKLIDQRIEKYSAMGVWVEADQKG; encoded by the coding sequence ATGCAGTATCTCGATTTTGAACAACCTATCGCGGAACTGGAGAAAAAAATTGATGAATTGAATGATCTTTCCGTGAGTGATGAAGTATTGACGCCGGAGATTAATCGGTTGCGTAAAAAGGCCGACCAGCTGCGAAAGTCGATTTTTTCAAACCTTACCCGGTGGCAGAGAGTTCAGTTAGCGCGTCACCCCGACCGCCCCTACACCCTCGATTACATCGACTTAATGACGGATGAGTTCATTGAACTCCACGGGGATCGATATCACTCAGATGATAAAGCGATGATCGGAGGGCTGGCTACAATTGACGGCCAATCAGTGATGATTATCGGCCAGCAAAAAGGAAGAGATACAAAACAGCGTCAGTATCGAAATTTTGGCATGGCCAATCCCGAAGGATACAGGAAGGCCCATCGATTGATGAAAACGGCCGAGAAGTTTGGTATTCCGGTGGTAACCTTATTAGACACACCCGGCGCTTATCCCGGTCTTGAGGCTGAGGAGAGAGGACAGGCCGAAGCTATTGCAAAAAATTTAAAAATGATGTCCGTACTGGAAGTTCCGGTCATATCCATTGTAATTGGTGAAGGAGCCAGCGGCGGAGCCATTGGAATTGGAGTGGGCAATGAACTGTACATGATGGAAAATACATGGTATTCGGTGATTTCGCCTGAATCCTGTTCATCTATTTTATGGAAAACGTGGGAGTATAAAGAACAGGCGGCATCGGCATTAAAGCTCACGGCTAAAGATCTTCTTGAAATGAACATTATAGACGGCATTATTGAAGAACCTCTTGGCGGTGCTCACCGGGATTTTGAAAAATCAGCAGAGGCCGTGAAAGAACAGATTCTTAAAAGCCTGAAGAGATTAAAAAAAATGAAACCTGCTAAACTGATCGACCAGCGTATTGAGAAATATTCGGCTATGGGTGTCTGGGTTGAAGCCGATCAAAAAGGTTGA
- a CDS encoding thioesterase family protein, with amino-acid sequence MIRFPEKNPVVRYNYELRSRYGETDQMGYVYYGRYLEYFEVARTEMIRSLGIPYSRLEEDGFMLPVVYAQLAYKAPVHYDELMTIEVSVFEKPMVRLDTYYRVLTSRLQKPHVLGQVTLCFTDTEDRKPCRAPEYFKNLMDQQA; translated from the coding sequence ATGATCCGGTTTCCTGAGAAAAATCCCGTTGTTCGGTACAATTACGAGTTGAGAAGCCGGTACGGAGAGACAGATCAGATGGGATATGTCTACTACGGGCGATATCTCGAATATTTTGAAGTAGCCCGAACAGAGATGATTCGATCTCTGGGCATACCCTATTCCCGGCTCGAAGAGGATGGCTTCATGCTTCCGGTTGTGTACGCACAGTTAGCTTACAAAGCACCCGTTCATTACGATGAGTTAATGACGATTGAGGTTTCAGTTTTTGAGAAACCGATGGTTCGCCTGGATACATACTACCGGGTGTTAACCTCCAGGCTCCAAAAACCTCATGTATTGGGTCAGGTTACGCTCTGTTTTACAGATACCGAAGATCGAAAACCTTGCAGAGCTCCCGAATATTTTAAGAATCTTATGGATCAACAGGCATGA
- a CDS encoding DUF2085 domain-containing protein: protein MKNAASYWLLFLGLSILLILSLGGGLWGAEQSIGHWTGKLFENVCHQDPARSFSFNGTPMAVNSRCFGVFTGLWIGWLMIPVLILFTLKKIWTNWLLLLAVMLQIIDYMGNHILWENSNISRVVLGLLLGIAVAVFLSDLFKRKRKISKS, encoded by the coding sequence ATGAAGAACGCAGCAAGTTACTGGTTGCTATTTCTTGGGTTGTCTATCCTGTTGATTTTATCACTCGGCGGCGGACTTTGGGGGGCAGAACAGAGTATCGGCCATTGGACGGGGAAGCTGTTTGAAAATGTTTGTCATCAGGACCCGGCACGTTCATTCTCATTTAACGGAACGCCAATGGCGGTAAACAGCCGCTGCTTTGGTGTTTTTACCGGTCTTTGGATTGGCTGGCTTATGATTCCGGTTCTTATTCTCTTCACTTTGAAAAAAATCTGGACAAACTGGTTGCTTTTGCTTGCAGTGATGCTTCAAATCATCGATTATATGGGCAACCATATTTTATGGGAAAACAGCAATATCTCAAGAGTTGTTTTGGGTTTACTGCTGGGGATAGCAGTAGCCGTATTTCTATCGGATTTATTTAAACGTAAAAGAAAAATCAGTAAATCATGA
- a CDS encoding DUF4199 domain-containing protein — protein MNEDESTQELSFQDYLPSIGIVGLIFSLVSFVVGLFFGYQQINAEPTGSIMSPMMFSGVVICLVSALAGLLAVWHFTREVTPFLTLGQGALIGFMTGAVIVLFSVVFNELWIMLFDPEYTTKIMDATIANIEAMEMPEANKQQMIDAMADSVAGGQSIWQQIFWGIPVTGLLNLVTGLIGVKIFGEKKEETF, from the coding sequence ATGAACGAAGACGAAAGCACACAGGAGTTATCATTTCAAGATTATTTACCATCTATTGGAATTGTTGGGCTCATCTTTAGTTTGGTCAGTTTTGTTGTTGGATTGTTTTTCGGGTATCAACAGATCAATGCAGAGCCAACCGGTTCAATCATGTCTCCAATGATGTTTAGCGGAGTTGTGATCTGCCTGGTATCGGCCCTGGCGGGATTACTTGCTGTTTGGCATTTCACGCGGGAAGTCACTCCATTTTTAACGCTCGGGCAGGGGGCACTTATTGGGTTTATGACGGGTGCTGTAATTGTTTTATTCAGCGTTGTTTTTAACGAGCTGTGGATTATGTTATTCGATCCCGAGTATACCACAAAAATTATGGATGCCACCATTGCCAATATCGAAGCGATGGAGATGCCCGAAGCAAACAAACAGCAGATGATAGATGCAATGGCAGATTCAGTGGCCGGCGGACAATCTATCTGGCAGCAAATCTTTTGGGGTATACCTGTTACCGGGCTTTTAAATCTTGTAACCGGCCTGATTGGTGTGAAGATATTTGGCGAGAAGAAAGAAGAGACATTTTAA
- a CDS encoding type II CAAX endopeptidase family protein, with product MNQSSEEYSFTPTVVHSWAERNGFAHWVIALIWLVVVLILFQLVAAIVFVGLLMATGGEIDPANAMASMTENIDLLFIGNSVGQILFLGLATFVIVRLNTGSESKRSFLRIQWNNQVLKYLLMGGLLIIVIQPVIIYLGYLNSLIPIPEMFSDLQVSQYEMIEDFLSTDGIIWFGLLNIALVPAICEEVLFRGYILRAFEKSWGPVIAVLISGLVFGMFHIQLGNILPLATLGVILALMTWLSGTLWPAVVAHFINNGAAVLVGSQYPELLFQEISADTLPPLWVLVASIIFSILIVYWMINKSKQLK from the coding sequence ATGAATCAATCATCTGAAGAATACTCATTTACTCCAACGGTCGTTCATTCCTGGGCAGAACGGAATGGCTTTGCGCATTGGGTTATTGCACTTATCTGGCTCGTTGTTGTATTAATCCTGTTCCAGCTTGTAGCCGCAATTGTGTTTGTAGGTTTGCTTATGGCAACCGGCGGAGAGATTGACCCGGCCAATGCTATGGCATCTATGACCGAGAATATTGATCTGCTTTTCATAGGAAATTCAGTGGGACAGATTCTATTTCTGGGTTTGGCTACATTTGTTATTGTTCGGTTAAACACCGGAAGCGAAAGCAAGCGGTCTTTTTTAAGAATTCAATGGAATAACCAGGTGCTAAAATACCTGTTGATGGGCGGCCTGCTGATTATCGTTATTCAGCCGGTTATCATCTATCTTGGATACTTAAATTCCCTGATACCAATACCGGAGATGTTTAGCGATCTGCAGGTTTCTCAATACGAAATGATCGAAGATTTTTTGAGTACGGATGGAATCATCTGGTTTGGTTTGTTAAATATCGCCCTTGTCCCCGCTATTTGTGAAGAAGTTCTGTTCCGTGGATATATTTTACGTGCCTTCGAGAAAAGCTGGGGCCCTGTGATTGCCGTTTTAATTTCAGGGTTGGTATTCGGCATGTTTCACATCCAGCTTGGAAATATTTTACCGCTTGCAACACTTGGAGTCATTCTTGCTCTTATGACCTGGCTGAGCGGAACCCTCTGGCCCGCTGTTGTTGCTCATTTTATAAATAACGGTGCAGCAGTTTTGGTCGGTTCGCAATACCCGGAACTTCTTTTCCAGGAGATATCAGCCGATACGTTACCGCCGCTTTGGGTACTTGTGGCAAGTATAATTTTCTCCATATTAATCGTGTACTGGATGATTAATAAATCTAAGCAGTTGAAATAG
- a CDS encoding phosphatidate cytidylyltransferase, which yields MKELTKRVLFAVPAAAIMLYITWIGGLAFELFFGAIALLTIWEIHSVWKQTDVKDLFFISMLIAGSVWFFEKLPFWSVMAISLTVLVFFIISFFVSRKQFSKRLFATLFTGIYAPVGFLMIVNIRNMGDTLDGFWLVLSFFLMIWGNDVFAYFGGKTWGKTPLAPTISPNKTLEGFWFGFLGTAVGFLIAFGIANPYPFPLWTILPAVILIGFLGPVGDITESRLKRMANVKDSSSILPGHGGFFDRFDSMILTAPFIYFLFYLLI from the coding sequence TTGAAAGAACTAACGAAAAGAGTTCTCTTTGCTGTACCGGCTGCTGCTATCATGTTGTATATAACATGGATTGGCGGACTCGCCTTTGAACTATTTTTTGGAGCCATTGCTCTTTTAACTATTTGGGAAATTCATTCTGTTTGGAAACAAACAGATGTCAAAGATCTTTTTTTTATCTCAATGTTGATTGCCGGATCTGTCTGGTTTTTTGAGAAACTGCCCTTCTGGAGTGTGATGGCAATTTCCTTAACTGTTTTGGTCTTTTTTATAATCTCTTTTTTTGTCAGCCGGAAACAATTTTCAAAACGATTATTTGCTACTCTTTTTACAGGAATATACGCTCCGGTGGGTTTTTTGATGATTGTAAATATCCGGAATATGGGAGATACTCTGGATGGATTTTGGCTGGTTTTGTCTTTCTTTTTGATGATTTGGGGGAATGACGTATTCGCATATTTTGGAGGAAAAACATGGGGAAAAACACCGCTTGCACCTACTATCAGTCCCAATAAAACACTGGAGGGATTTTGGTTTGGATTTTTAGGGACAGCAGTTGGTTTTTTGATAGCTTTTGGAATTGCAAATCCCTATCCATTCCCCCTTTGGACGATCTTACCGGCAGTAATCCTCATTGGATTTTTGGGGCCTGTGGGAGATATCACTGAAAGCCGCCTGAAACGGATGGCAAATGTCAAAGATTCCTCATCAATTCTGCCCGGCCATGGTGGTTTTTTTGACCGGTTTGATTCCATGATTCTTACCGCACCTTTTATCTATTTTCTTTTCTATTTGTTGATTTGA
- a CDS encoding TIGR01777 family oxidoreductase, translating to MDTKKIIITGGTGFIGSYLCTELLKQGHFISIITRSPEKYSEEQSKNLRYIGWDDNLSKSMAETDVVINLVGESLFGKRWTESVKKSIYNSRIESTKKLVEAMEKSDSQPDLFISASAVGIYGDSGDKLLDESSPTGNDFLANVCKDWEKESKKAEKLGVRVVNPRLGIVMEKNGGFLQIMKLPFLFFVGGPIGDGNQYFPWIHMDDLVRALIYPIEKKDLTGPYNVCSPQPEPMNRMADALGNVLNRPSFFRVPEFVMKTILGEAAQPALASLNVQPKVLQISGFEFKFEDVEEALADIF from the coding sequence ATGGATACAAAAAAGATAATAATTACCGGCGGAACAGGATTTATTGGTTCGTACTTATGTACAGAACTTCTCAAACAGGGGCATTTCATTTCGATTATTACGCGCTCACCTGAGAAATATTCAGAAGAACAGTCAAAAAATCTTCGATATATTGGCTGGGATGATAATTTATCCAAGTCGATGGCCGAAACGGATGTTGTTATCAATCTGGTGGGGGAAAGCTTATTTGGAAAACGGTGGACAGAAAGTGTAAAGAAATCGATCTACAATAGCCGTATTGAATCCACTAAAAAGCTTGTAGAGGCCATGGAAAAATCCGATTCCCAACCCGATCTGTTTATATCGGCCTCGGCGGTTGGTATTTACGGAGACAGCGGAGATAAGCTGTTAGATGAGTCATCGCCAACCGGGAATGATTTTCTGGCAAATGTTTGCAAAGATTGGGAAAAGGAATCGAAGAAAGCGGAAAAACTGGGTGTTCGGGTTGTAAATCCCCGGCTTGGAATAGTAATGGAGAAAAACGGTGGATTTTTGCAAATCATGAAACTGCCTTTTCTTTTCTTTGTGGGAGGCCCCATTGGTGATGGCAATCAATATTTTCCATGGATTCATATGGACGACCTGGTTCGTGCATTAATCTACCCAATCGAAAAGAAAGATCTGACCGGCCCTTATAATGTTTGCTCGCCGCAACCGGAGCCTATGAATCGTATGGCTGATGCTTTGGGGAATGTATTAAACCGTCCGTCATTTTTCAGAGTGCCTGAATTTGTGATGAAAACCATTCTCGGTGAAGCTGCTCAACCGGCACTTGCAAGTCTGAATGTGCAGCCAAAAGTTCTTCAAATCTCTGGTTTTGAATTTAAATTTGAAGATGTTGAAGAAGCACTGGCGGATATTTTTTAA